The following are encoded in a window of Methanobacteriales archaeon HGW-Methanobacteriales-1 genomic DNA:
- a CDS encoding TetR/AcrR family transcriptional regulator translates to MKEKELRILNASLKLFVENGFHGTSTAVIAKSAGVATGTLFHYFKTKEELINRLYLYSKESMVGEIAGHYNSKKSFKENIKYLWISLVDFGIKKPEMFQFILSFHCSPYITSLTKEEIENRLEMALEAYAVGLKKHEIKNVSYELIVDFLWGSIVATVGHIEKYPEKASSNIKEQAFDLFWDGISR, encoded by the coding sequence TTGAAGGAAAAAGAGCTGCGAATTCTGAATGCATCATTAAAACTATTTGTAGAGAATGGATTTCATGGAACATCAACTGCAGTAATTGCAAAATCTGCGGGTGTGGCCACAGGAACATTATTTCACTATTTTAAAACCAAAGAAGAGTTAATCAACAGATTATATCTTTATTCAAAAGAGTCGATGGTAGGTGAAATTGCTGGCCATTACAACAGTAAAAAGTCATTTAAGGAAAATATAAAATATTTATGGATATCCCTGGTTGATTTTGGAATAAAAAAACCAGAAATGTTTCAATTTATTCTTAGTTTTCACTGTTCTCCATATATAACTTCTTTAACCAAAGAAGAGATTGAAAATCGCTTAGAAATGGCCTTAGAAGCATATGCTGTAGGTTTGAAAAAACATGAAATTAAAAATGTTTCTTATGAATTGATTGTGGATTTTTTATGGGGCAGTATCGTGGCTACAGTAGGACATATTGAAAAATATCCAGAAAAAGCAAGTTCTAACATTAAAGAACAGGCTTTTGATCTTTTTTGGGATGGAATTTCGAGGTAA
- a CDS encoding AraC family transcriptional regulator, whose amino-acid sequence MKIEKKTVPEHQVAFIYQIGSYDKIPGCLGAVIEWLVKNGLEPKYPVYGLYYNSPLEVTPDELEWEVGAGFEGKLGEESPKDLDNEEVHLQTISEHEVVSTVFKGPYGEASSVYVDLYEYTIQNNLKIVGPVREIYLNSPEMASTEELLTEIQFPVI is encoded by the coding sequence ATGAAAATAGAGAAAAAAACAGTTCCAGAGCATCAAGTAGCATTTATTTATCAAATTGGTAGTTATGATAAAATTCCAGGCTGTTTAGGGGCTGTAATTGAATGGCTAGTAAAAAATGGCCTGGAACCAAAGTATCCAGTCTATGGACTATATTATAATTCTCCCTTAGAAGTGACTCCTGATGAATTAGAATGGGAAGTAGGGGCTGGGTTTGAAGGAAAATTAGGGGAAGAAAGTCCAAAAGATTTAGATAATGAAGAAGTTCATTTACAGACAATTTCCGAACATGAAGTAGTTTCCACAGTATTTAAAGGTCCGTATGGTGAAGCATCATCAGTTTATGTGGATTTATACGAATACACAATCCAGAATAATCTAAAAATTGTAGGGCCTGTGAGAGAAATATATTTGAACAGTCCAGAAATGGCATCCACAGAAGAATTGCTAACTGAAATCCAATTTCCAGTAATTTAA
- a CDS encoding carboxymuconolactone decarboxylase, with protein sequence MESERYKIGWEKLKEVDGSAGEAVVESLNEIAPDLGKYIIEYGFGDVYSRPGTSLKQKEVAVVAALTAMGNAAPQLKVHINGAINVGCSIEELVEIMIQMSVYCGFPAAINGITVLKEVIKERDIKFNPVSQNSGENRFKTGKKWLEKLEEGHIQELKEKLDPIAPDMVNYIIEHAYGSVYNRKSLEANFRQIATISALTVKGTDAPQLRFHIKAGLSTDLTKDEIIETIILMSVYAGFPAAINGLNIAKDVFKEL encoded by the coding sequence ATGGAAAGTGAAAGATATAAAATAGGCTGGGAAAAGCTTAAAGAAGTTGATGGTAGTGCAGGAGAGGCAGTAGTAGAAAGTTTGAATGAAATCGCACCAGATTTAGGCAAATACATTATTGAGTACGGGTTTGGCGATGTTTATTCCCGTCCAGGAACCTCCCTAAAGCAAAAAGAGGTTGCAGTGGTTGCCGCACTAACTGCAATGGGAAATGCAGCTCCCCAATTAAAAGTTCATATAAATGGGGCCATTAATGTGGGTTGTTCCATTGAAGAACTGGTAGAAATAATGATTCAGATGTCAGTTTACTGTGGATTTCCAGCAGCTATAAACGGTATAACTGTATTAAAAGAAGTTATTAAAGAAAGAGATATTAAATTTAATCCAGTTTCTCAAAATTCAGGTGAAAATAGATTTAAAACCGGGAAAAAATGGTTAGAAAAATTGGAAGAAGGTCATATTCAGGAATTAAAGGAAAAATTAGATCCAATAGCTCCAGACATGGTGAATTATATTATTGAGCATGCATATGGTTCAGTGTACAATAGAAAAAGTCTTGAAGCCAATTTTCGACAAATTGCAACCATATCTGCACTTACAGTTAAGGGAACGGATGCACCCCAATTAAGATTCCATATAAAAGCGGGGTTAAGTACTGACCTAACAAAAGATGAAATTATAGAAACTATAATTCTTATGAGTGTTTATGCAGGATTTCCAGCAGCTATAAACGGATTAAATATTGCAAAAGATGTTTTTAAAGAGTTATAA
- a CDS encoding TIGR00288 family protein — MERLGSFKEYLPIKSKKAGDKNVGLLVDGPNMLRKEFCLNLDFIKELLEENGSLKVAKVLLNQYASDKLIEAIVNQGFSPMMVAGDVDVQMAVEAYELIYNPNIDILALMTRNAEFMPLINIAKENGKETIVIGAEPGFSIALKNAADNTIVLNGETKCKD, encoded by the coding sequence ATGGAAAGATTAGGTTCATTTAAAGAATATTTACCCATTAAATCAAAAAAGGCAGGAGATAAAAATGTGGGCTTGCTGGTTGATGGGCCAAACATGCTCAGAAAAGAATTTTGTCTTAATTTAGACTTTATAAAAGAGCTTTTAGAAGAAAATGGTAGTTTAAAAGTAGCTAAAGTTCTTTTAAATCAATATGCGTCTGATAAATTAATTGAAGCCATAGTTAACCAGGGTTTTTCTCCCATGATGGTGGCTGGAGACGTGGATGTTCAAATGGCAGTAGAGGCCTATGAATTGATTTACAACCCCAATATTGACATACTTGCACTTATGACACGTAATGCCGAGTTTATGCCACTTATTAATATTGCTAAAGAGAATGGTAAAGAAACAATAGTAATCGGGGCCGAACCTGGTTTCAGTATTGCTTTAAAAAACGCTGCAGACAATACCATTGTTTTAAATGGTGAAACCAAATGCAAAGATTAA
- a CDS encoding class I SAM-dependent methyltransferase, which yields MKKHDNTTPYQSDLYDAHVINTLPYYDSYHQETINLIKSLPSPPELWMDTGCGTGSLIGKALSEFPDTQFLLLDPSEGMLEHARSKLSSEKDRVKFLNPSTTQEFHEKLENKPDIITAIQCHHYLSSEDRIKAIKVCYDILKENGTFITFENIRPLTKKGIGIGKSYWKNFQLKHGKDEEEIEQHLARFDVEYFPITIEDHLAVLRDSGFSTVEVLWYSYLQAGFYCMK from the coding sequence ATGAAAAAACATGACAACACCACTCCATACCAATCCGACCTTTATGATGCTCATGTGATAAATACGCTACCATATTATGATTCTTATCATCAAGAAACCATTAATTTAATTAAATCGCTGCCTTCCCCTCCAGAATTGTGGATGGATACTGGTTGCGGTACTGGTTCTCTAATTGGAAAAGCACTGAGTGAATTTCCAGATACTCAATTTCTACTTCTGGATCCGTCTGAAGGAATGCTAGAGCATGCCAGATCAAAATTATCTTCTGAAAAAGATCGTGTTAAATTTCTTAATCCGTCAACAACTCAAGAATTCCATGAAAAATTAGAAAATAAACCCGATATAATTACTGCCATTCAATGTCACCATTATTTATCATCTGAAGATCGAATAAAAGCCATTAAAGTTTGTTATGATATTTTAAAAGAAAATGGAACATTTATAACCTTTGAAAATATTCGACCACTGACTAAAAAGGGAATAGGGATTGGAAAAAGTTACTGGAAAAACTTCCAACTGAAACATGGAAAAGATGAAGAAGAAATCGAGCAGCATTTGGCTAGATTTGATGTTGAATATTTTCCCATAACTATTGAAGACCATCTGGCCGTTTTAAGAGATTCTGGATTTTCCACCGTGGAAGTTTTATGGTATTCCTACCTGCAGGCCGGTTTCTACTGCATGAAATAG
- a CDS encoding AraC family transcriptional regulator encodes MDIMEKKFEETTVVYIECKGSYLKIPDYMQELGIWVMDKGLEMTGLVYGTYYNSPEEVPEEELLYEIGFSVAGNIVEDENIKSKTIPEHTVVAAIHKGPYTEVGPVIMAVAEYAISNGYNIVGPITEVYFNDPNEVNESELLTEVQFPVMQP; translated from the coding sequence ATGGATATAATGGAAAAAAAATTTGAAGAGACCACAGTAGTTTATATAGAGTGTAAAGGCAGTTATCTGAAAATTCCCGATTACATGCAGGAGTTAGGAATATGGGTAATGGATAAAGGCTTGGAAATGACTGGCTTAGTATATGGAACCTATTATAACAGTCCAGAAGAAGTTCCCGAAGAAGAACTTCTCTATGAAATAGGTTTTTCAGTAGCAGGAAATATAGTAGAAGACGAAAATATAAAATCTAAGACAATCCCAGAACATACTGTAGTTGCAGCTATACATAAAGGCCCCTATACTGAAGTAGGGCCAGTAATTATGGCAGTAGCAGAATATGCAATTTCCAATGGTTACAATATTGTAGGGCCTATAACAGAAGTTTACTTCAATGATCCCAATGAGGTCAATGAAAGCGAACTCCTAACTGAGGTACAGTTCCCCGTTATGCAACCATAA
- a CDS encoding phenylacetic acid degradation protein has translation MEKIKKYFQKDKFAKFNGIEILEIKKGWAKVKMDITENHLNGVGIVHGGAIFSLADMAFAAAANSHGNVSVGINASISYMNAGGGKMLLAEAQEVSRNLKLSSYTVRITDEKDDLVAIFQGMAYLKRDKIDSL, from the coding sequence ATGGAGAAAATAAAAAAATATTTTCAAAAAGATAAATTTGCCAAGTTTAATGGCATAGAAATCCTGGAAATAAAAAAAGGATGGGCTAAAGTCAAAATGGATATTACAGAAAACCACTTAAATGGGGTAGGAATTGTTCATGGAGGAGCTATTTTCTCTCTGGCCGACATGGCCTTTGCTGCTGCGGCTAATTCACATGGAAATGTTTCGGTGGGTATAAATGCCAGCATATCTTATATGAATGCTGGAGGAGGAAAAATGCTACTGGCCGAGGCCCAGGAAGTTTCCAGAAATCTTAAATTATCATCTTATACAGTCAGGATAACTGATGAAAAAGATGATTTGGTGGCTATTTTTCAAGGAATGGCCTATTTAAAAAGAGATAAAATTGATTCTTTATAA